The genome window TCTGTACCTGTAGCAGTATTTTTAACGCATCGGATAGAGTATTTCATAATCTTATACCAGTTATAAGTATATGATGCAGCATTATTATATGCTAAATATCTCTCCTTGGCTGTTGTCTTATTGATATTTGTTGAAGTCCAGAATACAGCATACTCGTTCAATAATTGGAATTTTTTCAAATCATTACTATCATATTCTCCAGCCGCTAATGCAGAGAATCCACTGCTGTTAGTTGCACCAGCATTCGGAGATTTCCATCCTGTTGTGCTTTTCATTTTTCCACCTGCAACAGAAACCCCACCAAGAAATAGTTCCAATTCCTTCCAATCTTTATCTGATGGAACATGCCATTCGCAGGGACATAATCCCTGTGAATTTTCAACTGTTGCGTTTTTCATTGCTGCATTCCAGGTATAAAGAAGACCATAAACTCCGGCAAGGCTATCGCTATTATTATATGCTGTAACATCCAGAATTAGAGTTCCATCAGAATAGTGAAGTGACTTAAGATTTTCTTTCATCCAAAGCTGGTTTCCAATTTGAACAATGCCATAGACATTTCCATCATAATCTCTAACAGTATCATTTTTAGTTAATTTGTTTTCGAATAGTTCTGCACGTACAGACATTGTTTCATCAAATTTGTCCGCTATTAAATGCTCAGTAAATTCCATCTGAGCTGATATTTGTGCAAAAGTAAAAAGATATGCTAATAATACTGCAATAAAGAAATTCTTATTCATTACTTCTCCTGCTTAATTAATTATTTTCTGTTGCAAATGTATATGTTACGTGCAAAGAAATCATAGATTTTCGTCAGAAACCCCTTTTACCAAATGATATCAAAGTATAATAGATACAAAATCCTTTCGTCGGTTAAAGATTGTTGTATAGGTGGTTTAATTTGCAGTTGGTCTATATATCAGGAATAATTTATTCTGAAAGTGTTTATTTTTACAAAATACATTTTCCGGATAGAATTAAATAACAGGAGTGGATAATTATTAATAATAGCTTGCTCTTATAGAATTTTATTATAATGTTTTGCAAGTAAATTCCTCAGAAAGATATATTAACATGATGTTTACTTTTGAAAAATTAAATAAGAACCGTATACTGTTGCACATACTTTTCTGGATTGGTTATGTAGCCCTCTTCACTTTCCAGTATGGTTATTCAACAAAAGATTATCTTGTTACGTTATATGGATATTGTATTTACCTGCCGGTGCTGATTCTTGCTGTTTATTCAAATCTCTATTTTATAATTCCAAAATATCTCCTTGAAAAAAGATACTTGTTATTTTATATTTTTCTTTTTATTAGTGCTGCAATCTTTACTTTGCTTCAAAGGGCTGCGGCATATTTTATAATTGCCCCACTTCTTTATCCGCCACAGGTAATGGCAAGCTATATAAAATTTGGATTTTTTTACCCTTACTATTTAACAACGCAGTTGATAGCAATCTATTCAGTTGTTATTGTTGCAGCTTTTATTAAGCTGTTTAAAAACTGGCTTGATAAAGAAAGGACTGCTCAACAGCTTTCAAAAGAGAAAGTTGAAACTGAACTTATGTTTCTTAAATCCCAGATTCATCCGCATTTTCTATTTAATGTTCTTAATGCTATCTATGCTTTAACTCTTAAGAAATCAGACCTTGCCCCGGAGATGGTGCTTAAATTATCCTCTCTTCTTGATTACATGATTTACGAGTGTAACACGGAATGTGTTCCG of Ignavibacteriales bacterium contains these proteins:
- a CDS encoding T9SS type A sorting domain-containing protein; this encodes MNKNFFIAVLLAYLFTFAQISAQMEFTEHLIADKFDETMSVRAELFENKLTKNDTVRDYDGNVYGIVQIGNQLWMKENLKSLHYSDGTLILDVTAYNNSDSLAGVYGLLYTWNAAMKNATVENSQGLCPCEWHVPSDKDWKELELFLGGVSVAGGKMKSTTGWKSPNAGATNSSGFSALAAGEYDSNDLKKFQLLNEYAVFWTSTNINKTTAKERYLAYNNAASYTYNWYKIMKYSIRCVKNTATGTDSKTTTPETFYLFQNYPNPFNPTTTIEYVLPYNSRVKIEIFNMLGQLITTLIDKEESAGYKQVLWNANDLSSGIYIAQMKAEAVEGGNKFSSIRKLMLLK
- a CDS encoding histidine kinase, with translation MMFTFEKLNKNRILLHILFWIGYVALFTFQYGYSTKDYLVTLYGYCIYLPVLILAVYSNLYFIIPKYLLEKRYLLFYIFLFISAAIFTLLQRAAAYFIIAPLLYPPQVMASYIKFGFFYPYYLTTQLIAIYSVVIVAAFIKLFKNWLDKERTAQQLSKEKVETELMFLKSQIHPHFLFNVLNAIYALTLKKSDLAPEMVLKLSSLLDYMIYECNTECVPLCKEIKIINDYIELEKIRYGYKVKVQFKITGTTNGIYIAPLILFPLIENCFKHGINNEINNSWIDINMNASEDKLIFMVENSSSCTLKNETGDGETGIGLNNVKRRLDLLYYNKHQFRIEKKENSFAINLEIIFNRK